GTCAGCTCTTAGCCAACTATCAAACCAGAAATTACTTCTTTGCCATAATTTATACATACCATTTTCGTTAAAAACAGGTATTATAACGGCAGATAACATCTCTATTCTTTTATTAAGCAAATTATTATTAATAAAAAACTGAGTTTGTTCTAGCTGAAAACTTACATCTATGACTGCTGTGTATCTTTTATCTGTTATAACTTCATCTTTGAACTCTATTGCTTCAACTAAAGAAGATATTTGTTCTTCTGAAAATTCTTCCGTTATTGTATCCGCAAATATTCTTGCTGTTAAAATATCAAAAGCTTTTTTGTGCGCATATATAATAGCATTTTTTCTGGCTAGCTCAGCCGTCTCAGAAACCTCATCAACCTTGATGTCATTAACCAAAAATTTATTAGATAAATCCTCCCCACTCTCAGCATAAGATAGATTATGCAAAGATATAAAAACACTTAAAATACAAATAATTTTTTTTAACATCCGTCCTTACTAAAAACTTTTTTTAAAAACTCAGGTAATCTAATTGGCCTGAATTTTTTATTTATCACAACTAGCTTTATCTTTATATTACACAATTTTGTATTTTCCAAATATATATTTTGTTCCAACATAATTGTTGCAGCTTTAACATCTATTACTTCTGTTTCTATTCTTAAGAAATCATCTAGTTTTGCTGGTCTTAACAGTTCTAAAGCCGCACTTCTTACTACAAATAAAACATCATGCTTTGTTGCTAGCACTTCTTGATTGATAGCATAGCTTCGCAATAATTCAGTTCTAGCTCTTTCCGCGAACTTTAGATAATTAGCATAATATACTACCCCCCCTGCATCTGTATCTTCGTAATATATCCTACAATTAAAATTATGCGTCATTATATTAGTTTAAACTCTTAGTTATTATTTGTGGCTTGAACCACATTCAAATGCTGATATGATTTACTTGTTAAAACTCTCCCTCTTGGAGTCTTACCTATAAAACCTTGCTGCAACAAATAAGGCTCTATAGTTTCTTCTACTGTGTCTTTTTGCTC
The DNA window shown above is from Alphaproteobacteria bacterium and carries:
- the ybgC gene encoding tol-pal system-associated acyl-CoA thioesterase, whose amino-acid sequence is MTHNFNCRIYYEDTDAGGVVYYANYLKFAERARTELLRSYAINQEVLATKHDVLFVVRSAALELLRPAKLDDFLRIETEVIDVKAATIMLEQNIYLENTKLCNIKIKLVVINKKFRPIRLPEFLKKVFSKDGC